A genomic segment from Alistipes senegalensis JC50 encodes:
- a CDS encoding nuclear transport factor 2 family protein: MRASIEEYKAVEAAAMKFVKSVAEGDSRYAKELFTEDAVLFGFLDGALERGSIDQFYRNVDSVAAGDKFKARIDVAAVEETLAVVRVLEESWGGRIDFTDYLLLLKIDGEWRCVAKAYNQNSNTIQK; encoded by the coding sequence ATGAGAGCAAGTATCGAAGAGTACAAGGCGGTGGAAGCTGCCGCCATGAAATTCGTAAAAAGCGTCGCCGAGGGCGACAGCCGTTACGCGAAAGAGTTGTTCACCGAGGATGCCGTATTGTTCGGATTTCTCGACGGTGCGTTGGAGCGCGGCTCCATCGACCAGTTCTACCGCAATGTCGATTCGGTCGCCGCAGGCGATAAGTTCAAAGCGCGTATCGACGTGGCGGCGGTCGAAGAGACGCTGGCCGTCGTCCGTGTGCTGGAAGAGAGCTGGGGCGGCCGCATCGACTTCACGGATTACTTATTGCTACTGAAAATAGACGGCGAATGGCGCTGCGTGGCCAAAGCCTACAACCAGAATTCGAATACGATTCAAAAATAA
- a CDS encoding winged helix-turn-helix transcriptional regulator — protein MSLIDSKWKSCILDELRDAAMRPSELHKALPEATPRVLDLQLKELADDGLVAKTIYPELPPRSEYAITELGRSLLPILDAMIAWGEANKALFEKKYGS, from the coding sequence ATGAGTTTAATCGACTCTAAATGGAAATCCTGCATTTTGGACGAACTGCGCGATGCGGCCATGCGGCCGAGCGAACTGCACAAAGCATTGCCCGAGGCTACGCCGCGCGTGCTCGATCTGCAACTGAAAGAGTTGGCGGACGACGGGCTGGTCGCAAAAACCATCTATCCCGAACTGCCGCCCCGCTCGGAATACGCCATCACGGAACTGGGACGGTCGTTGCTGCCCATCCTCGACGCCATGATTGCGTGGGGAGAGGCCAACAAGGCGTTGTTCGAGAAGAAATACGGGTCCTGA
- a CDS encoding helix-turn-helix domain-containing protein: MDYQKDIIVIDKLGVVPTDSEVEYLAHLLCLGGTCRYRFNERDFELHAGDLSIIRKRKLIEKTEPSDDFRCKIIYAKPGFIDLCTPQSNYGMKGSLALFLNPVMHLTPEQQIVCRRDFDLLEQRIADTEHRFYRETLVNAMQAAILDFFDFHARIYGESDISTQNASIMNRFLKMLEAGTYREHREVSYYADCLCASPKYLSEVSKKVSGYAANYWINRYTILDITRLLRDKSLTFVQISDMFGFSSPAYFSRYVQQNLGLNPTDYRK, encoded by the coding sequence ATGGATTATCAGAAAGATATAATCGTTATCGACAAATTGGGCGTCGTGCCGACGGATTCCGAGGTGGAATACCTGGCCCATCTGCTCTGCCTGGGCGGCACGTGCCGCTACCGCTTCAACGAACGGGATTTCGAGCTGCACGCCGGAGATCTGTCGATCATCCGCAAGCGGAAACTGATCGAGAAAACAGAACCGTCGGACGATTTCCGGTGCAAGATCATCTATGCGAAACCCGGTTTCATAGATTTGTGCACGCCGCAAAGCAACTACGGCATGAAAGGCTCGCTGGCGCTGTTTCTCAACCCCGTGATGCACCTCACGCCCGAGCAGCAAATCGTCTGCCGCCGCGATTTCGACCTGCTCGAACAACGCATCGCCGATACGGAACACCGCTTTTACCGCGAGACGCTCGTCAACGCCATGCAGGCGGCCATTCTCGATTTTTTCGATTTCCACGCCCGCATTTACGGCGAGAGCGACATCTCCACGCAGAACGCCTCCATCATGAACCGTTTTCTGAAGATGCTGGAAGCGGGCACCTACCGCGAACATCGGGAGGTGTCCTATTACGCCGACTGTCTGTGCGCCTCGCCGAAATACCTCTCGGAGGTCTCCAAAAAGGTCAGCGGATACGCCGCCAACTACTGGATCAACCGCTATACGATCCTCGACATCACGCGCCTGCTCCGCGACAAATCGCTGACATTCGTGCAGATTTCCGACATGTTCGGCTTCTCGTCTCCGGCCTATTTCAGCCGCTACGTGCAGCAGAATTTGGGGCTCAATCCAACGGATTACCGGAAGTGA
- a CDS encoding aldo/keto reductase, translating to MYYRTLGLSGLRVSAVGLDCMGMSHAYGAPADKGEMTELLADAVEMGYTFFDTAEMYGTPDRPHDNEELLGEALRRFRDRIVIATKFGISFECPEAGGTHAVIPDSRPATIRRAVEGSLRRLRTDRIDLYYQHRIDPKVAPEEVAGVMADLIREGKILHWGISEATEEYLRRAHAVCPVTAVQNRYSMMARWHEALFPVLEELGVGFVAFSPLANGLLTDCYTADSTFDPATDYRASMPQFRRESFERNRTLFELVEGLAEEHRATPSQIALAWMMNKRPWIVPIPGTRHLCRLKENIGAADIRLTAGQVQAVDDALAAMPMSEVFGGSPVKG from the coding sequence ATGTATTACAGAACATTGGGGCTCAGCGGATTGAGAGTGTCGGCCGTGGGACTGGACTGCATGGGCATGAGCCACGCCTACGGCGCTCCGGCCGACAAGGGCGAAATGACGGAACTGCTCGCCGACGCCGTGGAGATGGGCTATACCTTTTTCGACACGGCCGAGATGTACGGCACGCCGGACCGGCCGCACGACAACGAAGAACTGCTGGGCGAGGCCCTGCGGCGGTTTCGGGACCGGATCGTCATCGCCACCAAATTCGGCATATCGTTCGAGTGTCCCGAAGCGGGCGGCACGCATGCCGTGATTCCCGATTCGCGTCCGGCGACCATCCGCCGCGCGGTCGAGGGGTCGCTCCGCCGTCTGCGCACAGACCGCATAGACCTCTACTACCAGCACCGCATCGACCCGAAGGTCGCACCCGAAGAGGTGGCCGGCGTAATGGCCGACCTGATCCGCGAGGGGAAAATCCTGCACTGGGGCATTTCGGAGGCCACGGAGGAGTATCTGCGCCGCGCCCATGCGGTATGTCCGGTCACGGCCGTGCAGAACCGCTACTCGATGATGGCCCGGTGGCACGAGGCGCTGTTTCCCGTGCTCGAAGAGCTGGGCGTGGGCTTCGTGGCTTTTTCGCCGCTGGCGAACGGGCTGCTGACCGACTGCTATACGGCCGACTCGACGTTCGATCCGGCGACCGACTACCGTGCCTCGATGCCCCAGTTCCGCCGGGAGAGTTTCGAGCGGAACCGCACGCTGTTCGAACTCGTCGAAGGACTGGCGGAGGAGCACCGCGCCACACCGTCGCAGATCGCGCTGGCGTGGATGATGAACAAACGTCCGTGGATCGTGCCGATTCCCGGAACGCGCCATCTGTGCCGCCTCAAGGAGAATATCGGGGCTGCCGACATCCGTCTGACCGCCGGACAGGTGCAGGCCGTAGACGATGCCCTCGCGGCGATGCCGATGAGCGAAGTGTTCGGAGGATCGCCCGTAAAGGGATGA
- a CDS encoding iron-containing alcohol dehydrogenase, producing the protein MKDFIFRNDTKLLFRNDIRETILEIAEGHKIMFVHGGGSAERNGCRDDVVRTLTENNIPFVEYGGASREFQKTEEGIRLARANGVTMIIGVGGASVMDCAKLMALGFYHESNLWEYVKGRNPYGLEHLPLALIPTYPSSGSENGLGAVAVDSRTGDFGTAYGIAADYAILCPRYSLTLDREMTAYTGLVTLVQLSACVLGDKNKMSYDAGISYIRNVLEATRTLQKNPDDLDARGIIMLGASLSTSSRIGIGKEEPFAYDIYELEFLPEKLFGSTYRRSLTSIFPRFLAAMGRHHAAEVEKYCRDAFGFGSSIEESSRKLIELFSGFGAEMYFDGKITREQVDSIPCRTELTPNEVFELMNSLIR; encoded by the coding sequence ATGAAAGACTTCATTTTCAGAAACGACACGAAACTTCTCTTCCGCAACGACATCCGGGAGACCATTCTCGAAATAGCCGAAGGCCATAAAATAATGTTCGTCCACGGCGGCGGCTCCGCCGAACGCAACGGCTGCCGCGACGATGTCGTCCGGACCCTGACCGAAAACAACATCCCCTTCGTGGAATACGGAGGCGCTTCGAGGGAGTTTCAAAAAACAGAAGAGGGAATCCGGCTGGCCAGGGCCAATGGCGTGACAATGATCATCGGCGTCGGAGGGGCCAGCGTAATGGACTGCGCCAAACTGATGGCTTTGGGCTTCTACCACGAATCGAACCTCTGGGAATACGTGAAAGGGAGAAATCCGTACGGGCTGGAACACCTTCCGCTGGCGCTGATTCCCACTTATCCGTCCAGCGGCTCCGAAAACGGGCTGGGTGCGGTGGCCGTCGATTCGAGAACCGGAGATTTCGGGACGGCCTACGGCATCGCCGCCGACTATGCGATTCTCTGTCCCCGATATTCGCTGACCCTGGATCGGGAGATGACCGCCTACACCGGACTGGTAACGCTGGTTCAGCTGTCGGCCTGTGTCCTCGGCGACAAGAACAAAATGTCCTACGACGCGGGAATCTCCTACATCCGCAACGTCCTCGAAGCGACGCGGACCTTGCAGAAAAATCCGGACGACCTCGATGCGAGGGGCATTATCATGCTGGGAGCCTCGCTCTCCACATCGTCACGGATAGGCATCGGGAAAGAGGAGCCTTTCGCTTACGACATCTACGAACTGGAATTTCTGCCCGAGAAACTCTTCGGCAGCACGTATCGCAGAAGCCTGACCTCCATTTTTCCGAGGTTTCTCGCCGCGATGGGAAGGCATCATGCCGCAGAGGTCGAAAAATACTGTCGGGATGCGTTCGGGTTCGGGTCGTCCATCGAGGAGTCGTCCCGAAAACTGATCGAACTGTTTTCCGGATTCGGAGCGGAAATGTACTTCGACGGCAAGATCACCCGCGAACAGGTCGATAGCATCCCGTGCCGGACGGAGCTGACCCCGAACGAGGTTTTCGAATTGATGAACTCGCTGATACGGTAA
- a CDS encoding aldo/keto reductase, with amino-acid sequence MNDQNKNRNVLSRREFLKTIGAAGMAATGLTACTGGENDGASAASAAEIPADRMTYRTNPTSGDKVSLLGFGMMRLPSVGGRSAREGNEEIDQEMVNELVDYAIAHGVNYFDTSPAYCRGKSERATGIALSRHPRDKYFIATKLSNFAPATWSREASVAMYRNSLKELQVDYIDYLLLHGVGMGGGMEEFESRYVKNGILDFLLEERRAGRIRNLGFSYHGDVRVFDHLLARHDEYKWDFVQIQLNYLDWKYAKRINPRNTDAEYLYGELRKRNIPAVIMEPLLGGRLSNVPGTIVARLKQREPEMSVASWAFRFAGSLPGVQTVLSGMTRMEHLQDNLRTYAPLKPLTEDDFRFLQETAAQMMRFDTIPCNDCKYCMPCPYGLDIPAILLHYNKCLNEGNVPESSQDANFRKARQAFLVGYDRSVPKLRQANRCIGCNQCSVHCPQRIDIPKELHRIDAYAERLKQGI; translated from the coding sequence ATGAACGACCAGAATAAAAACAGGAACGTGCTGTCCCGCCGGGAGTTTCTGAAAACGATAGGAGCCGCCGGCATGGCCGCGACCGGACTGACAGCCTGCACGGGAGGCGAGAACGACGGGGCATCGGCGGCATCCGCCGCGGAGATCCCTGCGGACCGGATGACATACCGGACCAACCCGACGTCGGGCGACAAAGTGTCGCTGCTGGGATTCGGCATGATGCGTCTGCCTTCCGTCGGCGGCCGCAGCGCCCGTGAAGGGAACGAGGAGATAGATCAGGAGATGGTGAACGAACTGGTGGACTATGCCATAGCCCACGGAGTGAACTATTTCGACACGTCGCCCGCCTATTGCCGGGGCAAGTCGGAACGCGCCACCGGCATCGCCCTGAGCCGTCACCCGCGCGACAAGTACTTCATCGCCACCAAACTCTCCAACTTCGCCCCGGCCACGTGGAGCCGCGAAGCCTCCGTCGCCATGTACCGCAATTCGCTGAAAGAGTTGCAGGTGGATTACATAGACTATTTGCTGCTGCACGGCGTGGGCATGGGCGGCGGCATGGAGGAGTTCGAGAGCCGCTATGTGAAGAACGGCATCCTCGATTTCCTGCTGGAGGAACGCAGGGCGGGGCGCATCCGCAACCTCGGATTTTCGTATCACGGCGATGTCCGGGTGTTCGACCATCTGCTCGCGCGGCACGACGAATACAAGTGGGATTTCGTGCAGATCCAGCTGAACTATCTGGACTGGAAATACGCCAAGCGGATCAATCCGAGGAATACCGACGCCGAATATCTTTACGGCGAACTGCGCAAACGGAACATTCCCGCCGTCATCATGGAACCGCTGCTGGGCGGCCGGCTCTCCAACGTGCCGGGCACCATCGTCGCCCGTCTCAAGCAGCGCGAGCCGGAGATGAGCGTGGCCTCGTGGGCGTTCCGTTTCGCCGGCAGCCTGCCGGGCGTGCAGACCGTGCTGAGCGGCATGACCCGCATGGAACACTTGCAGGACAACCTGCGCACCTACGCTCCGCTGAAGCCGCTGACGGAAGACGATTTCCGGTTCCTGCAAGAGACGGCCGCGCAGATGATGCGGTTCGACACCATCCCCTGCAACGACTGCAAGTACTGCATGCCCTGTCCGTACGGCCTCGACATACCCGCCATTCTGCTCCATTACAACAAGTGCCTGAACGAAGGCAACGTCCCGGAGAGTTCGCAGGATGCGAACTTCCGGAAAGCCCGGCAAGCCTTTCTGGTGGGATACGACCGCAGCGTGCCGAAACTGCGGCAGGCGAACCGGTGCATCGGCTGCAACCAGTGCAGCGTCCATTGTCCGCAGCGGATCGACATCCCGAAGGAACTGCACCGGATCGACGCATACGCGGAACGCCTGAAACAGGGAATATGA
- a CDS encoding 4Fe-4S binding protein, whose protein sequence is MLRKLRLTLAVLFFVAVTALFLDFTGTVHAWLGWTAKIQFLPALLALNVGVIVALVLLTLLLGRVYCSVICPLGVMQDIVSWISGRRKTKRYRFSYSPEIKWLRYGVLGLFVIALIAGIGSFVALLAPYSSYGRIASNLFAPLYRWGNNLLAYFAERADSYAFYETEVWMKSLPTFVIAALTLVVLAVLAWRNGRTYCNTICPVGTILGFFSRFSLFRPVLDAEKCRNCSLCSRRCKAACIDYKNHRIDYGRCVACMDCLDACKHDALHLQYRRKKTTGPAAEKPEQAERIDTSRRRFLSTTAVLAVASAVKAQEKKVDGGLAVIEDKKIPVRATPIVPPGAWSARSFAQHCTACQLCVSACPNGVLRPSTDLQKLMQPEMSYERGYCRPECTRCSEVCPAGAIRPITVEEKSSTRIGHAVWIRKNCIPLTDGVECGNCARHCPSGAILMVPSDGGDMSSVRIPAINAERCIGCGACENLCPARPFSAIYVEGHTMHSVM, encoded by the coding sequence ATGCTGAGAAAATTAAGACTGACACTTGCCGTATTGTTTTTCGTTGCGGTCACGGCCCTGTTCCTCGACTTCACGGGGACGGTTCATGCGTGGCTGGGTTGGACGGCGAAGATCCAGTTCCTGCCCGCGCTGCTCGCCCTGAATGTCGGCGTGATCGTCGCGCTGGTTCTGCTGACGCTGCTGCTGGGCAGGGTCTACTGCTCGGTCATCTGCCCGCTGGGCGTGATGCAGGACATCGTGTCGTGGATAAGCGGGCGGCGGAAAACAAAACGGTATCGCTTCTCCTACTCGCCCGAAATAAAGTGGCTGCGCTACGGAGTGCTGGGACTGTTCGTCATCGCCTTGATCGCCGGCATCGGCTCGTTCGTGGCCTTGCTGGCGCCGTACAGCTCCTACGGGCGCATCGCCTCCAACCTTTTCGCCCCGCTGTACCGCTGGGGCAACAATCTGCTGGCCTATTTCGCCGAGCGGGCGGACAGCTACGCCTTTTATGAAACGGAGGTGTGGATGAAGAGCCTGCCGACGTTCGTTATCGCCGCGCTGACATTGGTCGTGCTGGCCGTGCTGGCATGGCGGAACGGACGCACCTATTGCAATACGATCTGTCCCGTGGGAACGATCCTGGGATTCTTCTCCCGTTTCTCGCTGTTCCGTCCGGTGCTCGACGCGGAGAAGTGCAGGAATTGCAGCCTCTGTTCGCGCCGCTGCAAGGCCGCCTGCATCGACTACAAGAACCATCGCATCGACTACGGCCGCTGCGTGGCGTGCATGGACTGCCTGGACGCCTGCAAACACGACGCCCTGCATCTGCAATACCGCCGGAAAAAAACGACCGGACCGGCAGCGGAGAAACCCGAGCAGGCAGAACGGATCGACACCTCCCGCCGCCGCTTCCTCTCGACGACGGCCGTGCTCGCCGTCGCATCGGCGGTAAAGGCGCAGGAGAAGAAGGTGGACGGCGGACTGGCCGTCATCGAGGACAAGAAGATTCCGGTGCGTGCCACGCCGATCGTACCGCCGGGAGCGTGGAGCGCACGCAGTTTCGCGCAGCATTGCACCGCCTGTCAGCTTTGCGTGTCGGCCTGTCCCAACGGCGTGCTGCGCCCTTCGACCGATTTGCAGAAGCTGATGCAGCCCGAAATGTCCTACGAACGAGGCTACTGCCGTCCGGAGTGCACGAGGTGTTCGGAGGTCTGCCCTGCGGGAGCCATCCGGCCGATCACCGTCGAGGAGAAATCCTCCACCCGCATCGGTCATGCCGTATGGATCAGGAAGAACTGCATTCCGCTGACCGACGGTGTGGAGTGCGGCAACTGCGCCCGCCATTGTCCCTCGGGGGCTATCCTGATGGTGCCCTCCGACGGCGGCGACATGAGCTCCGTCCGGATTCCGGCCATCAATGCCGAGCGGTGCATCGGGTGCGGCGCATGCGAGAACCTGTGTCCGGCGCGTCCGTTCAGCGCCATCTACGTGGAGGGACACACGATGCACAGCGTGATGTAG
- a CDS encoding EFR1 family ferrodoxin (N-terminal region resembles flavodoxins. C-terminal ferrodoxin region binds two 4Fe-4S clusters.): MSTDNKISRRDALKRMGAAVLGGAVASSGLLSLTSCEGRRNKRIIFYFTGTGNCLYIARQLAGANTELLSIPQMVKRGKYEFEADEIGIVYPIYGHMPPYMVRQFIQKARLKAGYRFAVLTYGARKCDAVEIWDRISRKAGNAFDYIGTIVMVDNWLPNFDMNEQIKIDKHIPENLQKITADIGGRRHWHEPVTEEERQQHQGFMQRSGLDPEVGFLMKSEKCFTVTDACIDCGICTYVCPRGNYELTSKGVGISGDCEFCFACIQNCPQRAIQFRKSEDGSFPDGTEKNPNARYRNEHISLMDLKLANNQKP, encoded by the coding sequence ATGAGTACGGACAATAAAATCAGCCGCCGGGATGCTTTGAAGCGCATGGGAGCCGCCGTGCTCGGCGGTGCGGTCGCATCCTCGGGGCTGCTCTCGCTGACATCGTGCGAGGGGAGAAGGAACAAACGCATCATTTTCTATTTCACCGGAACCGGCAACTGCCTGTACATCGCCCGCCAGCTGGCCGGAGCGAATACGGAACTGCTCAGCATTCCGCAGATGGTGAAACGGGGAAAGTATGAATTCGAAGCGGACGAAATCGGCATCGTCTACCCCATCTACGGGCACATGCCGCCCTATATGGTCCGGCAGTTCATCCAGAAAGCCAGGCTGAAAGCCGGATACAGATTCGCCGTGCTGACCTACGGCGCACGGAAATGCGACGCCGTGGAGATCTGGGACCGCATATCCCGAAAGGCCGGCAATGCGTTCGACTATATCGGCACCATCGTCATGGTGGACAACTGGCTGCCCAACTTCGACATGAACGAGCAGATCAAGATAGACAAGCACATTCCCGAGAATTTGCAGAAGATAACGGCGGACATCGGCGGCCGGCGGCATTGGCACGAACCCGTGACGGAGGAGGAACGGCAGCAACATCAGGGTTTCATGCAGCGGAGCGGCCTCGATCCCGAAGTGGGCTTCCTGATGAAAAGCGAAAAATGCTTCACCGTGACCGACGCCTGCATCGACTGCGGAATCTGTACGTACGTGTGTCCGCGCGGCAACTATGAACTGACATCGAAAGGCGTCGGGATCTCCGGCGACTGCGAATTCTGCTTCGCCTGCATCCAGAACTGTCCGCAGCGGGCCATTCAGTTCCGCAAGTCGGAAGACGGCTCCTTCCCGGACGGGACGGAAAAGAACCCCAATGCCAGATACCGCAACGAACATATTTCGCTGATGGATCTCAAACTGGCGAACAATCAGAAACCATAA
- a CDS encoding aldo/keto reductase — protein MKKVIAMFICAASMACVSVSAQDIYHTAAGVPMVQLNNGILMPQFGLGTFLQPSDKVCKQSCLTALKAGYRHIDTAHAYNDERGVGEAVKESGIPRNEIWITSKLWPTEYGEGTTMEAIDKMLARLQTDYIDLLYVHQPVGDFVGAWRDMEKAVAMGKVRALGISNFDANDEVFEKIMAESRVKPAVLQIECHPYAQRLAMREKVKPYGIHITCWFPLGGAMSNGALLKDPTIMQIAEAHGKTPAQVILRWHMQEGFSAIPGASNPDYIEENIAIFDFELTDGEMELMRGLNKEKRFFNATYEQVEQMGKMPMRD, from the coding sequence ATGAAAAAGGTTATTGCAATGTTCATCTGCGCAGCCTCGATGGCCTGCGTCTCCGTCTCAGCACAGGATATTTACCATACTGCCGCCGGCGTGCCGATGGTACAGCTCAACAACGGCATTCTGATGCCGCAATTCGGGCTGGGGACGTTCCTCCAACCCTCCGACAAGGTGTGCAAACAGTCGTGCCTCACGGCATTGAAGGCCGGCTACCGGCACATCGACACCGCCCACGCCTACAACGACGAACGCGGCGTCGGAGAGGCCGTGAAAGAGAGCGGCATCCCGCGCAACGAAATATGGATAACGAGCAAGCTGTGGCCGACGGAATATGGCGAAGGCACGACGATGGAAGCCATCGACAAGATGCTGGCACGCCTGCAAACCGATTATATCGACCTGCTGTACGTACACCAGCCCGTGGGCGATTTCGTGGGTGCATGGCGCGATATGGAGAAAGCCGTGGCTATGGGCAAGGTGCGTGCGTTGGGCATCAGCAACTTCGACGCCAACGACGAGGTGTTCGAAAAGATCATGGCGGAATCGCGCGTAAAGCCTGCCGTCCTTCAGATCGAGTGTCACCCCTATGCGCAGCGGCTGGCCATGCGCGAGAAGGTGAAGCCCTACGGCATCCACATCACCTGCTGGTTCCCGCTGGGCGGTGCGATGTCGAACGGTGCGCTGCTGAAAGACCCGACGATCATGCAAATAGCTGAAGCGCACGGCAAGACCCCGGCGCAGGTGATTCTGCGCTGGCACATGCAGGAGGGGTTCTCGGCCATACCCGGAGCCTCGAATCCCGATTACATCGAAGAGAATATCGCAATTTTCGATTTCGAGCTGACCGACGGGGAGATGGAGCTGATGCGTGGATTGAATAAAGAAAAACGTTTCTTCAACGCCACCTACGAGCAGGTGGAACAGATGGGGAAAATGCCCATGCGGGATTAA
- a CDS encoding aldo/keto reductase: MKTIKLNNGVEMPQMGYGVYQVSPAECERCVADALSVGYRMIDTAQAYHNEEGVGNAVRRSGIDRGEIFLVSKVWISNYGYEKAKASIDESLRKLQTDYIDLMLLHQPFCDRYGAYRALEEAYKEGKLRAIGVSNFYPDHFIDLASNMEIVPAVNQVETHVFDQQREPQRIMEEFGTRIMSWGPLAEGRNGFFTNPVLAEIGSKYGKSVAQVALRWLIQRGVIIIPKSTHIERMRQNLDIFDFALSDEDMAAIAALDTGKSLFFDHHDAETARMFMGWR; the protein is encoded by the coding sequence ATGAAAACGATCAAATTGAACAACGGCGTCGAGATGCCCCAGATGGGTTACGGCGTCTACCAGGTTTCGCCCGCCGAGTGCGAGCGCTGCGTTGCGGATGCCCTGAGCGTCGGCTACCGCATGATCGACACGGCACAGGCTTACCATAACGAAGAGGGCGTGGGCAACGCCGTGCGCCGCAGCGGCATCGACCGCGGAGAGATTTTCCTCGTGTCGAAAGTGTGGATCTCCAACTATGGGTACGAAAAGGCCAAAGCCTCCATCGACGAGAGCCTGCGCAAGTTGCAGACCGACTACATCGACCTGATGCTGCTGCACCAGCCCTTCTGCGACCGCTACGGTGCATACCGCGCATTGGAGGAGGCGTACAAGGAGGGAAAATTGCGGGCTATCGGCGTTTCGAACTTCTACCCCGACCACTTCATCGACCTGGCCAGCAATATGGAGATCGTCCCGGCGGTCAATCAGGTCGAAACGCACGTCTTCGACCAGCAGCGGGAGCCGCAGCGCATCATGGAGGAGTTCGGCACGCGCATCATGTCGTGGGGCCCGCTGGCCGAGGGCCGCAACGGCTTCTTCACGAACCCGGTTCTTGCCGAAATCGGCAGTAAATACGGCAAGTCGGTGGCGCAGGTGGCCCTGCGCTGGCTGATTCAGCGCGGTGTCATCATCATCCCCAAATCGACCCACATCGAGCGGATGCGGCAGAACCTCGACATCTTCGACTTCGCGCTCTCCGACGAAGACATGGCTGCCATCGCCGCACTCGACACGGGCAAGAGCCTGTTCTTCGACCACCACGACGCCGAAACGGCCCGTATGTTCATGGGATGGAGGTAA
- a CDS encoding clostripain-related cysteine peptidase, with protein MIRILRHTLWLLAAATLAACSKEVPGYDPPALADRTVLLYMPGQSLITYYENNIQGIRTAVTGRALGKGRMLVCWQPDDQTSAVMQEIYYDRNKRCSEAKTLKTYDDFDAGDPAAVQQLFADAAELAPARNYGLIIGCHGKAWIPASGGVLPRSMLPADDIWTTAPGAKQTRSFGDTGYELDITELAAALEAQRFRFDYLIFDDCFMANIETLYDLRRAVDYIVASPCEIMAAGFPYDRIVPHLFEGNGVFDGLEKACWEFWNFYENDWDTVQRNEQSGCISLAVTAQLDALMMEMRQIKDKKQPFDIDALQYYKGNATKLFYDLEHYVTLCCNDQGAIDSFKAQMELAFPVSCRHHTKYFYSAYDAIKHPVNYYSGVSVSEPSTVYAAENRQTNWYRDTH; from the coding sequence ATGATCCGCATCCTCCGACATACGCTCTGGCTGCTCGCGGCGGCGACGCTCGCGGCCTGCTCCAAGGAGGTTCCGGGATACGATCCGCCCGCCCTGGCCGACCGCACCGTCCTGCTCTACATGCCGGGGCAGAGTCTGATCACCTACTACGAAAACAACATCCAAGGCATCCGCACGGCCGTGACGGGCCGGGCGCTGGGCAAAGGGCGGATGCTGGTATGCTGGCAGCCCGACGACCAGACATCGGCCGTGATGCAGGAGATCTATTACGACCGAAACAAACGGTGCAGCGAGGCCAAGACGCTCAAAACCTACGACGATTTCGACGCCGGAGACCCCGCAGCGGTGCAGCAGCTGTTCGCCGATGCCGCGGAACTGGCTCCGGCCCGAAATTACGGATTGATCATCGGCTGTCACGGCAAGGCGTGGATTCCCGCGAGCGGCGGCGTGCTGCCCCGCTCGATGCTCCCGGCCGACGACATATGGACGACGGCGCCCGGAGCCAAGCAGACCCGCTCGTTCGGCGACACGGGTTACGAACTGGATATTACGGAGCTGGCCGCGGCGCTCGAAGCCCAGCGGTTCCGCTTCGACTACCTGATCTTCGACGACTGTTTCATGGCCAATATCGAAACGTTGTACGACCTGCGCCGTGCGGTGGATTATATCGTGGCCTCTCCCTGCGAGATCATGGCCGCAGGTTTCCCCTACGACCGGATCGTCCCCCACCTGTTCGAAGGAAACGGCGTGTTCGACGGTCTCGAAAAAGCCTGCTGGGAGTTCTGGAACTTCTACGAGAACGACTGGGACACCGTCCAGAGAAACGAACAGTCGGGGTGCATCTCGCTGGCCGTCACGGCGCAACTGGATGCGCTGATGATGGAGATGCGCCAGATCAAAGATAAGAAACAGCCGTTCGACATCGACGCGCTTCAATACTACAAGGGGAACGCCACGAAGCTGTTCTACGACCTGGAGCACTACGTTACGCTGTGCTGCAACGATCAGGGTGCAATAGACAGCTTCAAGGCGCAGATGGAACTGGCGTTTCCGGTATCCTGCCGGCACCACACGAAATACTTTTATTCGGCCTACGACGCCATAAAACACCCCGTAAACTACTATTCGGGCGTCTCGGTCAGCGAACCTTCGACGGTGTACGCCGCCGAAAACCGGCAGACGAACTGGTATCGGGATACGCACTGA